The Ornithinimicrobium faecis region CCCCAGGAGTTCGGAGGGATTCGGTGGGATCGGCCCGCAGCCCAGCACAGACAGCGAATGTGAGTCTCCGAACACCTGCAGCACGTCGTCAACGACTGCTGCCCCAATCAGCACGGTGGTCAGCCCAGCGGCCCCTTCCAAGCCCATGTACTCCAATAGTCGCGGACGGCGCAGGTCCCCTTCGACCACACAGACCCGACTCCCCGTGGCCGCCATGGTCAGGGCCAAGTTGGCCGTCGTGGTGCTCTTGCCCTCGTTCGGCAGCGACGAGGTGAAGACGATCACCTGCGGAGGGTTTGACACATCAACGAACTGAAGATTGGTGCGGAGCGTGCGGAAGGCCTCGGCGCGACTGCTCCGCGGGTCGTCCTGAACGATCAGTGGTCGAGCAATTGCGGCCTTGTCAAAGGCAAGCCCCCCGATGACAGTGCGATCCGTGACCATCTTGACGTCAGACTCTCCCTGCACCGAAGAATCGAGGATGTCCCGGAGTGCGCCGGCGCCGAACCCCAGCAAGAGCCCCAGAACTGTTCCCAGCGCCAGGTTACGGATGGGCTGGGGCGACACCGGTGTCTGGCTCACCGCAGCTGGGCTGACGATCGTCGCCTTCACAGGGCTAGGGCTGTCTGCGCTCACCTGGTCGAGTTGGGTCAAGGTGGAAACGAACTGCAGGCTGACCGCCTCAGCCACCGTGAGGGCTTGCGCAGGGTCGGGATCCTCGACAGCAATGTTGATGAGCACCGTGCCGGTGGGCGCTTGGGTGGTGATCTGCCGTCCCAACTCCCGCGCGGTCACGTCGAGCGCCAGTTCCTCGATCACCGGCTCCAGCACCAAGGGCGTCGTCACGATCTCCGCGTAGGTCGCCACCTGTCGTTGTGTGAAACTGCTGCCCTGCACGAGCGCTTGGGGGTCCTCGGCGCTCACGGTCGAGATATACAACTGCGCATTGGCACGATAGTGCTTGTCCGCGGTGACGGTGAGTAGTGCCGCGAGTGCCACCACTGCCAGGAAGACACCTGTGATCACTCGCCATCGACGTCGAACAATGAGCAGATATGCCCGGAGGTCGAGAGCAGATTGCCTCGCATCAGTGGCGGCAGTTTGCGTCACGAAACCGCCAGCATCAGGCTGGGCCGCCATCGACCCGTTGCGCTGACTCACGCCACGCCCAGCAAAGCTGACCGGGCGCTTTTCGTTTCGTCCGCGAGCGAGGGAGAGCCAGTGCAAAATTGGGTCATGGGCACGTGCCTCAGTGTAGGCGCCCCTGGCTGAATCATCGTCTAGGTTGCCCCACCGCGGGTGTTAACCTTGACAGCGTGACCTCGGCATCTGCGATGTCTGACAACGTGCGGATGCGTCGGGTGGCAATGCGCGTGGGCAGCGGCGCAGCGGGGGGTCGAATTATCACCCTCGGCGCCATGCTCTTGGCAGCCGGAATTCTCGGCCCCTCGGACTTCGGTCGCTTTTCTCTCATATTGGCGACGGCTCAGATGTTGGGCATGTTCGCGACTCTCGGTCTCGCTCGCGGCCTTGTCCGACTCCTGCCTGACCGCGAAGCCACCCCCGGCGATCGTCGTCAACTGTGGGTGTGGTCCTGCCTCCCTGCCACCGTGATCTCAGCACTCCTTGCCCTTCTCGTGCTCGCCCTCCCCGAGGCCGGAAGGCTCATCGGGTTGCCCACTGATTCCGCGTGGCACCAGGTCGGTCTGGGACTCTGGCTCTTCGGGTTTACTCTCAGCAGCCTGGGTCAGGCTGGGCTGATCGGCAGCGGCCGGCAGGACAAGGCAGCCATCTGGATCGTGGTCCGGTCGATCTGCTTCGCCACCACTGTCTTGATCGGGTCATTCTTCTTCGCGCCGCAGTTCTTGGTCCTGGCATGCGGCCTCGCAGAACTGGTCGTGGCAGGAGCCCTGCTCCTCCTTGTCAACGCGTCGATCACGAGTGACACAGCTGGGTCCCTGAGCCGCGCAGGATTGACCTCCAAGCTCCTGCGCAACGGGGGGCCAGGCTGGTTAGCAGACCTGTCGTCACAGTTCGGCATATGGGCCACGCTCTACCTGCTGACCCAGTCAGCCTGGGGACCGGCCCTGGCGGGTATCTTCGCCCTCGGACAGCGGGCATTCGTCGCTGTGACCATGCTCTCGCGACAAGTGTCACTGTCGTTCGTGCCTATCCTCGTGCACGCACGAGGCCGGGATCACGCCTCGTGGGTGCGCGCAAGCCGCAGAACTCTCAGGTACAGCCTTGGCATCGGATCCGCAGTCGCTCTCCCCGTCCTGCTGCTCTTCCTAGTTTCCGGCCCCTTGATGGGCGAGTATGGCGATCACAGAACTCCCCTGATGGCCATGGCCGCTCTTGGGGTGTTGGCCTCATGGAACACGGGCATGGGAGTCGTCGCACAGACGGGTGGTCGGCTGACACGGTGGGGCGTGAGCGATGCCTTGGCTGCGGCGTCAACGGTGACGGTGACAGCGCTCTTGATGGACGACCTCGGACTGTGGGCCGCCGTGCTCGGCTTCGGCGCGGGCCATCTTCTACGCTCGCTGGTCCTCGCCCCCGCTGTGCCCCTGAGGTCGGCACCATGACGGCCAGCACACGCCGCCTCGGCGTTCCCACGCTCCCGGCCGCAGCGACTCATTTATCGCCGTCGAGTTACTTCTTCGTGACCCTGGCATCTCTCATCCTCGTCATCGGGTTCTCCAGGGCAAGTTCCACGCTGCAGGTGACAGTGGCCGCCTCCGTGCTGGTCTACCTGACCGCCACAACGATCCGGCCTGAGCACCGCCTCGCGACAGACCATTGGCTCACGCCGCTGAACTGGATGCACATGGGGTGGTTCCTGCAAATCGTTCTTCTCCCGACGGTGGTCGTTGTCCTCGGGCCAACGGCGATCCAATTGGCACAAGTTCCGGACAGCCGACATCTCGCTGCTGCCGTTGGGCTCCAAACCCTCGCCCACGTGACCTTCCTCTGTGCCCTCCACACGGTCCGTCCACGCAGGGCTTCTCCCGTGAGTGCTGGCCCTCCGGTTCCGGGTGTCGCCATCCTGCTGACGGCGCTCGTGGGAGGGCTAGCCCTCCTGACGCTGTTTGGTGGCCCCGGCAACGTGCTCAACTATTTTCGGGGAAACGTCCGCTCTGCGCAGGGTGCCAGCCAGCTCGCACCATTCCTCGTCCCCCTCCTTGGCGTCAGTTCCGTGCTCGCCCTGCGCCAAGCCATCCTGCGTCAGAGAAACCGACCTGTCTGGCTCCTGATCTGCCTTGCCGGCCTCCTCGTCGGCTTCGGCAGCAGCGGCTACAGCAGAGGAATGTTCGCGACCGCGATCATCGCCATGCTGGCCATGATCAGCCGCAGCTGGCGTCGCATCCCACTAGCGACCTACGTCCTGATCCTGCTGGTCGGCAGCCTCGCGGCCCTGTCGCTGGGCGAGTACCGCACCACGTTCCTGCGCACCGACGGTGGGCAAATCAGTGTTCAGCAAGCCGGCTTGAATGAGTCAAGCTTTTCCCCTAGGCACCAGGTGGAGAGCTACATGCGAGCTCCGCAATACTTGGCGGTGATCCCGCGGGCCCTTCATAACGAGACCACCGTGCCGCCCTCGGCGCTCGTGAGCAATGTGCTGGCGCCGATCCCCGTGCTCGGGGAGCCCTTCCGAGAGTCCACGACCCGCACTCACTTCTCCCAAGAGGTTCGTCAGCGCCTCGATGTCGTCGATATGTCGCCGCCGATGGTGGGCGAGATGTACTGGACCCTAGGACTTCTTGGGACGGTCGTGGCGTTCATCGTCCTGGGGTGGCTCGTCGCCCGACTCGACCGCCGATTCCGTGAGGCGAGTGACCCTGGCAGCATCTTCCTACTGATGTTTGCCGGGGCGTGGTGCGGGTATCTCTTGGTCGGCTCCACACAGGTGCTCGTCCAAACCATTGTGTACATGGGCCCGGCCCTGATGATTCTTCATCTCCTTCGAAGACAACTTGCTGATCCCCCCACGCCAAGGAGACTGCCTTCATGAGAGTTCTCAATCGCCCACTGGACTTTGCGATCGTGGGAGCCGCTAAGGCAGGAACGTCGTCACTTGCTGATCTCGTAGACGCCCACCCTCGGGCCAAGGTACTGCGTCCCAAGGACGGGCACTTCTTCACGGCCGTGGATGGTCACCCTCGCTGGCAAGGGCCCCATGATGAAAGTTTCAACACACTCATCTCACGCGCAATCCGAGACTTCCCACTGCAAACCCGCGAGACCCCGCCAGACATCCTCGTGGGCGACGCTTCAGTATTTTACATGGCAGATGAGCAAGCGCTCCACCACTTGCAGGGGAACCTGACTGACGTGGCACCGGTCATCTGCGTTCTGCGCCGCCCAGAGCGCAGGGCATTCTCTGCCTACATGCACCTAGTGCGTGAGCAACTTGAAACTCTTTCTTTCGCGGATGCCCTTGCCGCGGAGGACGGGCGCAGGGCGGACCGCTGGCATCCGCTCTGGTGGTATAAGGAGCTGGGTTTCTACGCACCCCAGATCGAATTGCTCCACCAGATCTTCGGTGCTGCACGCGTTGTGACACTTCGCTACGAAGACATCAAAGACCGCCCGAATGCCGTGGCAACCCTGGTGTTCGACCGCCTCGGCCTATCCGTTCCGCCAGACCTGGTTCTGGGTCACACGAACGCTAGCGGCGCCCCGCGGAGTCGCTGGTTGCAGGCTGGCCTAGTCAGCACGAATCCAGTCAAGCAAACTCTGGGACGCATTGTTCCCAAAAGGCCTTGGTTAGCGATCCGGGCCAGCCTCCAGGCGGCGAACCTGCGCCGCGTTGAGATGCCGAGTGCGGCACAACTCTCCCTCATGGAAGACTACCGAGAAGACATCGCACGGGTCCAAGCGATGACAGGCCTTGACCTGACAGACTGGCAGTGAGCACCGTCCTCACACCAGTCGCGGCGGACAGCGTTCACCCAGGAGGGTAACGGATGACTAGTTCCACAGTAGGGGTCCTGATGCCTGTTCGGGCTCCAGCCCCCTATCTGAATGCAGCGTTGCTGAGTCTTGCGGCTCAGACCTTGACAAACTGGCGCTTGACTCTCGTGCTTGATGGCCCTGCTCCTGGCTTCGCCGAACACGCTGAGCACATCGTGGGCGAAGAACGCCTAGAGGTTCTTCAGTTGACAGAGTCCCGAGGCCTGTCGGTAGCTCTCAATCGTGGACTCGCGGAGATGCGCACGGAATACGTCGCTCGCCTAGACGCTGACGATCTTTCTGCTCCGAACCGTCTCGAACGCGAACTAGTGCACCTCGAGTCCCGCAAGGACGTGGTCTTGGTGGGGTCGCATGCCGAAATAATTGATGACACATCAGAGCACGTCGGGGTCGTGCGGGTGCCCGCCGGAGGCGACGTGCGAAAGTCACTGCTTCGAAAAAATCGATTCGTCGCCTCCAGTGTCATGTTTCGACGCCTTGCTGCAATTGAGGCTGGCGGTTATAACGCTCACTGCAGGCACGCTGAGGATTACGACCTGTGGCTCCGCATGGCCATCCTCGGGCCTGTTGAGAACTTGGATGAGACGCTGACGTCCTACCGCGTGTCCAATAACCAGGTCAGCATCAACCCGATGGACGCCCTTGGACGCGGCGTCATCCGACTGAGCAGGCAGGGGCTCAGTCGGCACCTGGGCCGAAGTCTCTGGCGCACCGATTTGGAACACTTGGCATGGGACCTTTGGCAGCGGCCCATTGCTCGCAATCGGCGAGGGAAGATGGCGCGACTACGTCGAGGGCAGACCACAACACGTCCTGAACACCGGGAGACCTCGTGAGTGGCCTCGACCGTCCGCTGGACTTCTCGATCGTCGGCGCCGCCAAGTCTGGGACCTCGTCTCTGGGACGGTGGCTCCACGAGCAGCCATCCCTGCACGTTCTGCAGCCGAAGGACTCCCACTACTTCTTCGGCCAGACAGGCAAGCACCATTGGGCGGGGCCCCGTGACGAAGTCTTCAACAAGAAGATCCTGGCGAGCCGAGAGGAGATGCCCGCACAGTTGGCACGGGTCTCCTCGCGCGTCCGCGTTGGCGAAGCCTCCGCGTTCTACATGGCTGACCCAGCGACCGTTACAGCCCTTGAGCGTGACCTGTCCCCGAACGGCATCGCCATCGCCATCCTCCGACGCCCCGACGAGCGTGCTTTCTCCGCGTATATGCATATGGTTCGCGAAGGTCTTGAGCCCGGCTCATTTGAAGAAGGGCTCCTGGCGGAGGACCAGCGGATCGCCGATGGGTGGCAACCCATCTGGTGGTACCGGGCGCTCGGGTACTACACCCAGCAGGTCGAGTGCCTCTTCGACGTGCTCGGCCGAGACCGCGTCCACATCATGCGATATGAGGACGTGGTGCTTGACCCTGTCCGTGCCCTGGCGCCGGCCTTGGCAGCCATCGGCACATCGATCACAGGTGGCGCTCTCACCCGGCAGAACGCAGGTGGTGTGCCGCGAAATCGGGCCCTGCACCGATTCCTCACTGAGCCGCGTCTCGTCAAGCGCCTCGGCAGCAAAGTCGTGCCACGATCCACCTGGTCCCTGGTGCGCTCGGACCTGGAGTCCAGGAACCTCACCCGGGCGAAACTGCCAGCACACGTGCGTCCTGCACTCATGGCGGACTACTTGCCAGACGTGAGGCGTCTGGAAGGCTTGACCGGTCTGGATCTCAGCACCTGGAACGTCGCCCCGTGAGGCGCGGACCCCGAGTATCTGGGAGGGGCTGGCCGTGCACATCGCTCTGACAGGTGGGATCTTTCACCACAGTGTCGAGTACCGACGCACCGTGCAGCCGACAACAGAGACGATGCTCTCGGAGTCACTCCGCGCCCGAGGCCATCGGGTCACAGAATTGGGCCCTCGTGACATCAGCGCCATCCACCGGCTCCGACGGCTCGACGTGGACCTGGTTCACGTCCACCACCCCGGGAGGCTGACAACTGCTCTGAGTCTGACGCCTCACCGAGTGCCCATCGTCTACACCCCACACCGGACCAACCTGCCCCGCAAGAGGCTCCTCACGCTTGGTCATCTCCGACTGCTGGCCCGCGCTGCCCGTGTCGTCGCATTGAGCCCCACGGAAGTGGCTCTCCTTTCTTCCGACCGTGGAGTGGACCCTGCTCGCGTCGCACTGATCCCCAACGGGTTCGATGCTGCTCCCTTCCCCTTCGCCGAACGGTCGGCACCAACAGCCGGAGAGCCATGGACCGTGCTCTTCGTCGGGCAACTCATCCCCCCGAAACAACCACTGGCGATCGTGGAGGCCTTGGACTGCGACGAACTGCGCGGACGCGTCCGCCTGCGGTTCGTCTTCCATCGCGAACGGATGCTCGACGAGCTCCGCTCCGAGGTGGCCAGGCGCAATCTGGGCGACTCGGTCGAGTTCGTGGGACGTCTTCACGGCGATCAGTTGTCAGCCGAGTACTCAGGTGCGCACTTCCTGCTCCTGCCGAGCACCACCCTTGAGGCACTTCCTTCGGTGATCACTGAGGCCGTGTTCACGGGGCTGCCCGTTATTGCTGGCGATGTCGGCGGGATCCGTTGGCAGCTGGACGGCTTTGGCGAGTGTCTCCCCGACATCAATGCCGCGAAGCTCCGCGAGTCCCTTATCGCTGCGATGTCGTCCTACTCCTCCCTCATGGCCCGAGCAGAAGATGCAGCCGCTAGTTTCCGGTCCAGATTCAGCGTCGACGCGATGGTTGATCGGCATCTCGACCTCTACGAGTCCCTGACTCTCCACGGAAAGAAGGGCTGATGGACGCTCGGAACTTCCTCGAGCTGCCTCGCCGCATGTACGGCGAGCTCGTGCGCGGACGCACACGAGTCAGAATCGTTGATCGGAGCACCGCTGCGGCCAATGGTCCGGCGCGGTTCCTATTGTCCCCCTACCGCTCGGGAACGACCCTGATGCGCTACTGTCTCGACTCCCACCCAGACCTTGCCGTGCCGCCCGAGACAGATTTCATCGCCAACCTGGCGGAGATGCTGAGCGACGACCGCGCCATGATCGGGCTAGCAGACATGGGTTTCAGTCATGGCGACGTCGCCCTCAGAGTGGGTGACTTCGCTCGCTCCTTCCACGACGCTTACGCGGCCAGCAAGCTGGCGACGCAGTGGCTCGACAAGAGCCCTCGCTACGCCGAGCAACCAGACATCGTCCCTCGTCTGTTCCCAGATGCTTTGTGTCTGGTCATGCACCGTCACCCCTTGGACCAGATTCACTCGATGACCCGCGGCCTGTCACACTCTCCCGATGCCTATGGCGACCAACTTGCCGGCCAGAGTCTTGCCGCCGCTGGCGCAGGCTACTGGCGCACCGTGACCCGCGGGCTAATGGAGTTCTGTGACAACCACCCGAGCCAGAGTCACGTGATGCGCTACGAGGACCTCTGTGATGATCCGGAAGGCACGCTCCGAGGAGCATTAGGGCACCTGCAACTGGAATGGAGCCCAGAAGTCTTGAACTACCACCGACACGACCACGATCTGGGCAGGGAAGCAGGTCGAGTCACCGGCACAATCGGGTTTAGGAAATCCACAGGCGGATGGCACAAATGGCCACAGGATGCGGTGAACGATGCTTGGGAGGTCGTTCGAGATGTTGCCTCAGATTTAGGCTATGAACCGCCCGCAGGATAGACAGCACCCCTCGGGCCTGTGGCCACTCAGAATGGACGTCGCCATCGGAGCACCGTTGGCTCAACATTCTGTGGCGACAAACCTGTGTCTTGCGTGAGGCCGTAGATCTTGCTCCACGCTTCGGCCATGCACGTGTCGGAGCAGTACTGCAGGCGAACGCGCCGACGACGCAGCGACACCCGCACAGGTATCCCGCATTCGTCGCAGTCTCGATATGCCCACACCATATCTCTCTCCTAGATTCGCGCGGATGCGGAATCAGTTCGCACGTGGTTGAAGTGGTGGCACTGGCAAGGGGGTGGGCGACCACAGAAGGCCACCCACCCGCAGTTCCAGGTTCCTACGGCTGGACGAGGTTGGCCGGCTCGACGTTCGTCAACAGATACACGTTGTCGTTGTAGTCGTAGTTGATGCCGGAATAGTCCATCGCGGCGAGGTAGCTGCCGGGGATAGCATCGCCGGCACGGTCCTTGACCGGCCACAGCCGCAGGTGATGACCAAGTTGGCAACCCTCGTTGCCGGAACCACATTCATCAGGAGTGGTGTTGTTCAGAGTCCAGTCGCTGGACTCCGGGTCGATTCGCCAACTCCAGGTGGCCGGGCCAGGGGTGAAGCTGTTCACGGCCGGACCGCCGGAGGAACCATTGATCCTGGGCAGCAATGACTGTGCCCACTGCCCCTGGTGAGTCAGCGCCACGTTCCAGTTGTTCTTGTTGCCCACCGGGTGCCAGCCGAAGCTAGCAGTATTGCTGCAGCAGGTGTGGAAGGCAGCCAGCTGGCGAACGGTGACGGGCTCAGACGTGTCGAATCGCTTCCAGGTGGCAGAGAGGACCTCGTCGCCGATTGCCTCCAAGCGGCCGTCGTTGTTGATCTGTTGCCCTGCCCCAACGATGGTGGTCCCGAAACCGAAGGCCTCGACGATCTCGTCGACATCCGGCTCATTGCCGCCCTCACTCTGCGACTGCCAGATCGCGCCGAGCTCGACCTTCGTCGTCGGGCCTTCGCTGCCGTTGTGCCGGATCAGCAGGGCGGACTCGAAGTTGGTGTTCTGTCCAGAGCCAGTGCCGATGAACTCCACGGACACTGAGACGGTGTCACCCACTCCGATGGCGATCGGAAGCTCCGGAGGGTCGACAAGCGTGAACGCCGACTGGTCCATGATGTCCAGGGCGACCACCTCGATCGACTCGCTGCCCTCGTTTCCGAGAATGACCGAACCGGTCGACGCAGTTGCCGGGTTGCTCGCGGTCGACTGGATCCGGCTCATCACGATCCGGTCATGGAATGGTGCCGCCTCCGGGTTGGTGAGCGTGAGATCGCCCTCGCCCACCTCGACGATGACGAACTCCACGGATCTCGTGGTCGCGTTCCCGGCGCCGTCGGTTGCGGTGACCTCGACGGTGTGGTTGCCGGTGCCCGTGACCTCGAAAGGCGTGGTGTAGTTAAAGGTGTCAGAGCCATCCACAGTCACGTTGACGAACTCCAGCGTCCGGTCTGTCGCAGTGACTGTGACGGTGACCGGTCCGGTGTAGGCACCGTCATCGCCCTGACCGTCAACGGCCAAGGACAACTGGGGTGGCACAACGTCGCCGGTGGCAAAGCTCGTGATGCGCACCCACTGCACCTTGGTGTTGTGACCGGTCGAGGCCAGGGTGAGAGCCCCATCAGTCACCTCGAGCGTCGCCTCACCGACGTAGTAGTCACCAAGGGCAGATGGCTCAAAGGCGTCTACAACCACAACACCCTCGGCCTCCACCCCGTGCACTGAGTCGATATATCCCGGGTCTCCCACCGACACCTCGACCTGATACTCGCCGTTTCGCAGGGCGTACTCCCACTCACCGTCGACCACACCGGGGACCTGGTTGTCATCCATGATCACCAAGGTCTTGTCGGCCTGGTCGGCAGCACCGGCACGCTCCCGGGTGTCGGCGGCCTTGTCCGCCCCACCCTCGGTCCGCACCCAGCCATAACCGCGCTCGCCGTCAAAGAGTTGGCCGGTGTCTGCCAGCCAACCTTGTGGAGTGACAGACGCTGCGGGCTGGAAGTTGACCTGAGCAACGACCTGCTCCACCGGTGTTCCGCTGCTCATCGGCACGATGTCGATGTAATTGATCTTGGTGTTGATGCCGCCGATCTGATCAACAGTCAGGGCACCGTCAAGCACCTCGACCACAACGGTGCCCTCTGTGTGTCGGGCATCGGACCCGTTGGCAGCCGATGAGTTGGGGAATGCCTCAATCGCGTTCACGCCCTCGACGTTGATGGTGTGTGATTCAGGTGCATCGCCCTTGGAGGGGTCACCGACCGAGACCGTCACCTCGAACTGCCCGTTGGGCACCGCGATCTGCCATGCACCATCGCTCAGCACACCACCATCGCTGTCCTCTGGAAGGTCCATGTGCATCAAGGTGTCAAGCCGTTGGTCATCGTTCAGGTTGCGATCACGGCCGTTGCCGACCAGGTCCAACGGCTCGAGCAACTGGTCATCGACCCAACCGAAGGTCAGGCCCTCGCCCTGACTGACCCCCGCGCGCTCGGCATACGGCTCGCCGAAGTCACGCAGGTAGCCGTCCGGCACGGGGGCGGTCTCCAGCTGGAAGTTGACCTTGATCGGGTCACCCTCAGCCGGAGGCTCCGGCTCCTCGTCGAGGAGCGGCGTGATGTCGAGGTAGTTGATCTTGGTGTTCTCACCACCTGCCTGGTCGACTGTCAGTCTGCCGTCGGTCACCTCAACTGTCACGGTCGCTGACTCGTGCCGGTCATCCGATCCGTTCGGCGCACTCGACTTGGGGAAAGCGTCGATGGCATTGCTGCCCTCCACGTTGATCGTGTGCGCCTCAGGTGAACCACCGTCTTGAGCATCTCCGACTGACACGGTCACCTCGTAGTCACCGTCCGGAAGGGCGATCTCCCACGTGGCCTCACCGGATATGCCGCCCGAGGCGTCCTCCGGCAGGTCCATGTGGACGAGCGTGTCCAGCCGTTGGTCATCGTTCAGGTTGCGATCACGGCCGTTGCCGATGATCGATAACGGCTCTGAGCCGGCATCCACCCAGCCGTAGCTGAGTCCGCCCTGGTCTGCAGCCGTCCGCTCCGCGTAGGCCTCGCCAAAGTCCCGCAGGTAGCCCTGCGGAAGCGCGGAGTCGCCGGTGCCGAAGTTGACCGAGATGGTCTCCCCGGTCACTGGCGGCTCAGAACCGTCACCGGCTGCCACCACGTTGTCCAGGACAAACACATAGTCCTGGTAGTCACCGTTGGCGGCATCCTCGAACGCCACCAGGAAACGGTCGCCGGTCAGCGGATAGATCCGGGCACGGTGCAGACCACCGCTGTCGTTGCGAGCGTCCTCGGTGTATCCGATGCGGTTGAAGGTGTTCGACTCATAGAACACACCGAACGCGCCAGTCCCAGGGTCGAATGACGTGCCGCCGGAGTCCAACTGCGGGTTGAGCGTCTGCAGTTGACCGTTGGCCACCACGCCGACCTGGGTTGGCGTGACCGGCCCCTCGGCTGCGGCATACCACCCGAACGGCAGGTCCTCCTGCGGTGCGAACGCCGCGACCGGCGTCATCGTCACCGGACCGTCAGAGGCCCGTTGGAAGAGTGGCTCCAGCACCTCATCGCCCTTGGCCACCGGCTCGGTGCCGCCGGCCAGACCCGACCACCCGGTGCTGATCCCGAACTGGAAGGTGTCCACGACCTGCTGCAGGGTCGGCTCGTTGCCGCCCTGGTGGCCCGCGAAGGCGAGCGCACGAAGCGACACGTTGACGCTGCCCTCGCCGTCACCGAGCACGAGAGATCCGGTGCGGATCCCTGCGCTCCCGCTCGGGTCAAAGGTCACCTCGATCTGGGAGGCCTCCCCGCCGGGGATGGTCAGCCCGGAGTCGACCGTGAAGTCACCCGCGTTCGCACCCTCGACGCTCGCGCTCACCTCGACCGGCTCGGAGCCGAGGTTGGTCACCGTGACCTCCCGGGTCTCGGTCGGGTCATCACCGTTGAGGGTGGCGGACATGATCAGCTCGTCCTGGTCGGCCCGGATGCCTGCGGCCTGCTCACCCTCGGGCACCCGCAGCAGGTAGAGCTGCTGCGGTTCGCCACCCCGGTTGTACTGGTTGATGTAGATGTTGCCTGGGTTCACCTCGGTGTCCTCGACCAGGTCGAGCGGGTCGACGTAGCCCGTGAATCCAGGGATGTCCGTGCCCGGCTGGGTGCCAAGCACTTCGCCGTCACCCGCAACCTGGAAGGTCAGGATGTCATCGTTGGCACTGAACCTGATCACCATCATCCGACCCTGCAGCGCACCACCGAAGGTGTTCGAGGTGTACTCGATAACCCCGTTCGGCGA contains the following coding sequences:
- a CDS encoding sulfotransferase family protein, with protein sequence MDARNFLELPRRMYGELVRGRTRVRIVDRSTAAANGPARFLLSPYRSGTTLMRYCLDSHPDLAVPPETDFIANLAEMLSDDRAMIGLADMGFSHGDVALRVGDFARSFHDAYAASKLATQWLDKSPRYAEQPDIVPRLFPDALCLVMHRHPLDQIHSMTRGLSHSPDAYGDQLAGQSLAAAGAGYWRTVTRGLMEFCDNHPSQSHVMRYEDLCDDPEGTLRGALGHLQLEWSPEVLNYHRHDHDLGREAGRVTGTIGFRKSTGGWHKWPQDAVNDAWEVVRDVASDLGYEPPAG